A genomic segment from Plasmodium coatneyi strain Hackeri chromosome 1, complete sequence encodes:
- a CDS encoding Chitinase, translating into MNTFKSLFLIFASVLYCTHSVSLKGSNSRGDNHELNMIMNGVSKLQLTKAHNQSFHSGLYTDQSKKVICECTCTGSNNTEGGSGSGSGSGSGSGSGSGSGSGSGSGSGSGSGSGSGSGSGSGSGSGSGSGSGSGSGSGSGSGSGSGVAGGSHDRRPPREILEEYKRRKQGIIAGYYGSWNSQGDRAKNMTDSSAMVSILYIAFARINMFYDVSRPFNGKQKFLVRKHGLEYETYGVMLNEIRRIRKARPDIILILSLGGETYMIDITKDIDYMDQIVKLVKDFDLDGVDIDWEPHGSFNNLNELDFSEYYVKLINLVRSSIPEEKLISISGSSNAALSCVSVNETFCKDDDSPYNTNYLSEQMGKNDELYKASTMLSTGTFVNIFNRAKEKIDLVFIQTYNLDTSNPSIMVDMYLSHLYYGLKYNITVLLGFSLEHNRGGFSPDDRALVELVSKTIHDENHKHNRADGVGIWHLFMKEQMPSGSYDIDAFLTNVWKHLNPQVEVPKDVVTTQNPDDCNSIDEYIYGLVVAKSGVYYKHNGAIWKTRSYATRAPGVDRYEWDLVKLCYEKTCNGKASHYFNTDYQSGSIVIWKGEAFTIKWWQAGPPEGAALEAYEKLEASACPGLSEWNKEHPHKPLEEDIPYEQEQDAPL; encoded by the exons GAGGAGATAATCATGAACTAAATATGATCATGAATGGGGTAAGTAAGCTGCAACTAACGAAAGCGCACAACCAGTCATTCCATTCTGGCTTATACACGGACCAGTCAAAAAAAGTTATTTGCGAATGTACATGCACAGGAAGTAATAACACTGAGGGGGGAAGTGGATCAGGAAGCGGCAGTGGTTCTGGAAGTGGAAGTGGATCAGGAAGTGGAAGTGGATCAGGAAGTGGAAGTGGATCAGGAAGTGGTAGTGGATCAGGAAGTGGTAGTGGATCAGGAAGTGGTAGTGGATCAGGAAGTGGTAGTGGATCAGGAAGTGGTAGTGGATCAGGAAGTG GAAGTGGCAGCGGAGTAGCCGGTGGTAGCCATGATAGAAGACCCCCAAGAGAAATTTTAGaggaatataaaagaagaaagcaagGAATAATTGCAGGATATTATGGTTCATGGAATAGTCAAGGAGATAGAGCCAAAAACATGACCGATTCCAGCGCAATGGTATCAATACTGTACATTGCTTTTGCTCGTATAAATATGTTTTATGATGTATCTAGACCATTTAACGGAAAGCAGAAATTTTTAGTAAGGAAACATGGACTAGAATATGAAACTTACGGAGTGATGCTAAACGAAATCAGGCGTATAAGGAAAGCTCGCCCAGACATCATCTTAATTCTATCATTAGGAGGAGAGACGTACATGATAGACATTACAAAGGATATTGACTATATGGACCAAATAGTTAAGCTTGTGAAAGATTTTGACTTAGATGGTGTAGATATTGACTGGGAACCACATGGCAGCTTCAATAACCTAAACGAACTGGACTTTTCAGAATATTATGTTAAATTAATCAACTTAGTAAGAAGTAGCATCCCAGAAGAGAAATTAATCTCCATATCCGGATCATCCAACGCAGCCTTATCATGTGTATCAGTGAATGAAACATTTTGCAAAGATGATGACTCTCCATATAACACGAACTACTTGTCTGAGCAAATGGGTAAAAACGATGAGTTATACAAAGCATCGACTATGTTATCCACAGGAACTTTTGtcaacatttttaacagagcgaaggaaaaaattgacctTGTATTTATTCAGACGTACAACTTAGATACGTCTAACCCAAGTATAATGGTAGACATGTATCTATCCCATCTCTATTACGGATTGAAATATAACATCACAGTTTTGCTAGGATTTTCATTAGAACACAACCGAGGTGGGTTCAGCCCAGATGACAGAGCATTAGTCGAATTAGTATCAAAAACAATTCATGACGAAAATCATAAGCACAATCGGGCAGACGGAGTAGGAATATGGCACTTGTTTATGAAAGAACAGATGCCAAGCGGATCATATGATATAGATGCGTTTCTCACGAATGTATGGAAACATTTAAACCCCCAGGTAGAAGTACCCAAAGATGTAGTTACAACTCAAAACCCTGATGACTGTAACAGTATAGATGAATATATTTATGGACTTGTTGTGGCTAAATCAGGTGTGTATTACAAACACAATGGAGCAATATGGAAAACTAGGTCATACGCAACCCGTGCTCCTGGTGTTGACAGATATGAATGGGACTTGGTCAAATTATGTTATGAAAAAACGTGCAACGGGAAGGCATCCCATTACTTTAACACTGATTATCAAAGTGGATCTATAGTTATATGGAAAGGAGAAGCTTTCACTATTAAATGGTGGCAAGCTGGACCTCCTGAAGGAGCGGCGTTGGAAGCatatgaaaaattggaagcATCCGCATGTCCAGGACTCTCGGAATGGAACAAGGAGCACCCACATAAGCCACTTGAGGAAGATATCCCCTATGAGCAGGAGCAAGACGCGCCTCTGTAA